A DNA window from uncultured Methanoregula sp. contains the following coding sequences:
- a CDS encoding histidine kinase N-terminal 7TM domain-containing protein, with the protein MIWQYSPYFIPYVACGAVLALFAFAGWKYRTNICGRSFTILMAAASLWAFCTALELASADLPTQMLAIMIEYPAMVVIPVAWFLFAIEYIGREEWITAKRVALLLIVPAITVILVVTNGFHHLFYPEITETVIGGLSFHVVTYGPAFWIHSIYSYSLIFLSVILILQRFLFSSPLYRRQVTIILIATILPFAINLVLVLRVGSVRFIDPTPFALLISGFFILYGMLRFQLLDISPIAHEQILENMNDGVIVSDLQGRIISLNKSAGDFLGIDSGDAIGRMIREVMPDSVPDCLNNTGPGTPVEQRCQIERQMNGKLRYFELKCVPLRSPQAGIKGQTIQMRDITDQKQTEKALNAARQKLSLLSSITRHDILNQVTALLLQIEVAKTTFPDPAAQVWLAQQEGAVVKIQNQVEFARDYEDLGAQPPRWTEVSHIFSDLKPVITRHGITCEIPFGQIEIFADPLFVRVFHNLVHNSIQHGGHVTVIRLRYEIADEGLFLIYEDNGIGIPVDAKKDLFRRDANRQTGLGLFLVAEILGITGMTIRECGILNKGARFEICIPYGQFRIKT; encoded by the coding sequence ATGATCTGGCAGTATTCTCCGTACTTTATCCCCTATGTGGCATGCGGGGCGGTACTTGCACTCTTTGCATTTGCCGGGTGGAAATATCGCACGAATATCTGCGGCCGATCCTTTACCATCCTGATGGCTGCGGCAAGTCTCTGGGCATTCTGCACTGCACTCGAACTGGCAAGTGCCGATCTCCCGACCCAGATGCTTGCCATCATGATCGAGTACCCGGCAATGGTTGTCATTCCTGTTGCCTGGTTCCTCTTTGCTATCGAATATATCGGAAGGGAGGAGTGGATAACCGCAAAAAGAGTTGCCCTGCTCCTGATCGTGCCCGCCATAACCGTCATCCTGGTGGTGACCAATGGTTTTCATCACCTTTTCTATCCTGAGATCACGGAAACGGTGATTGGCGGACTCTCGTTCCATGTTGTAACCTATGGCCCGGCCTTCTGGATTCATTCGATCTATTCGTACTCCCTGATCTTCCTGTCGGTTATTCTGATCCTCCAGAGATTCCTCTTCTCATCACCATTATACCGTCGCCAGGTTACGATCATTCTCATTGCAACCATTCTCCCGTTTGCGATAAACCTCGTCCTGGTATTGCGGGTAGGATCGGTCCGGTTCATCGATCCAACCCCCTTTGCCCTCCTCATCTCCGGTTTTTTCATTCTCTATGGCATGCTGCGGTTCCAGCTCCTGGATATCTCCCCGATTGCCCATGAGCAGATCCTGGAGAACATGAACGACGGGGTTATTGTGTCGGATCTTCAGGGAAGGATCATCAGTCTCAATAAATCCGCCGGGGATTTTCTGGGTATTGACAGCGGGGATGCCATTGGCAGGATGATCCGGGAGGTTATGCCGGACTCTGTTCCGGACTGCCTCAACAACACCGGTCCCGGTACCCCGGTTGAACAACGCTGCCAGATTGAACGGCAGATGAACGGAAAACTGCGCTATTTCGAACTGAAATGTGTTCCCCTGCGATCGCCGCAGGCAGGAATCAAAGGACAGACCATCCAGATGAGGGATATCACCGACCAGAAGCAGACCGAGAAAGCACTGAACGCGGCGCGGCAGAAACTCAGCCTTCTCTCCAGCATCACCCGTCATGATATCCTCAACCAGGTAACAGCGCTCCTTCTCCAGATCGAAGTTGCCAAAACCACGTTTCCGGATCCGGCTGCCCAGGTCTGGCTGGCTCAGCAGGAGGGTGCCGTTGTGAAGATCCAGAACCAGGTTGAATTTGCGCGGGATTACGAGGACCTGGGAGCTCAGCCGCCCAGATGGACTGAAGTCTCCCATATCTTCTCCGACCTCAAACCGGTAATTACCCGCCATGGCATTACCTGCGAGATCCCCTTTGGGCAGATCGAGATCTTTGCCGATCCCCTGTTTGTACGGGTCTTTCACAATCTTGTGCACAACTCGATTCAGCACGGGGGCCATGTCACGGTAATCCGGCTCAGGTACGAGATTGCTGATGAGGGACTTTTCCTGATTTACGAGGATAATGGGATCGGTATCCCTGTGGACGCCAAGAAAGACCTGTTCAGACGCGATGCCAACCGCCAGACCGGCCTGGGCCTCTTCCTTGTAGCAGAGATCCTGGGAATCACCGGTATGACCATCCGCGAATGCGGCATTTTGAACAAAGGCGCACGGTTTGAAATCTGTATCCCGTACGGGCAGTTCCGGATAAAAACATAA